In a single window of the Nicotiana tomentosiformis chromosome 8, ASM39032v3, whole genome shotgun sequence genome:
- the LOC104119176 gene encoding vestitone reductase-like, producing the protein MKEEKRKGRVCVTGGSGYLGSWMVMRFLQLGYSVNTTVRSHPDRKRDVSYLTNLPGAPERLRIFKADLDKPESFNPAIEGCIGVFHAAHQIDFENKESEETITQQSINGTLGILQACLNSKTVKRVVYTSSAATVMVDSPSIIDENSWTNVDLVRTLKPFGGSYAISKTLTEKAALEFAEKNGIDFVTVIPTWIHGPFITPQIPGSVRSSMEMILGHQNNSMNYPALVPFVHVDDVTNAHIFLLDNPNAKGRYICSAVEITREKLAEFLTTRYPEFQKQITEYRGTSSEELKTPSLSPKKLLETGFKYKYGLEEMFDGAIECCKQRGIL; encoded by the exons ATGAAAGAAGAGAAGAGGAAGGGAAGAGTATGTGTAACAGGAGGAAGTGGTTATCTAGGATCATGGATGGTTATGAGGTTTCTTCAACTTGGTTATTCTGTTAACACCACCGTTAGGTCTCACCCAG ATCGCAAGAGGGATGTGAGCTACCTCACAAATCTTCCAGGTGCACCAGAAAGGCTGCGTATTTTTAAAGCTGATCTAGACAAACCAGAGAGTTTCAATCCAGCGATTGAAGGCTGCATTGGTGTTTTTCATGCTGCACATCAAATTGATTTTGAGAACAAAGAAAGCGAAGAAACAATAACACAACAATCGATTAATGGGACTTTAGGTATTTTACAGGCGTGTCTGAATTCAAAGACAGTTAAACGTGTCGTGTATACTTCTAGTGCAGCTACGGTTATGGTTGATAGTCCAAGTATAATAGATGAAAACTCATGGACTAACGTGGATCTTGTAAGAACCTTAAAGCCTTTCGGAGGTTCTTACGCGATTAGCAAGACCTTAACGGAAAAGGCAGCTCTGGAATTTGCAGAAAAAAATGGAATTGACTTTGTGACTGTAATCCCTACCTGGATACATGGCCCCTTTATTACTCCTCAAATTCCTGGCTCTGTTCGCTCATCTATGGAAATGATTCTTG GTCATCAAAATAATAGCATGAATTATCCTGCACTAGTACCTTTTGTACATGTTGATGATGTGACAAATGCTCACATCTTCCTTCTTGACAATCCTAACGCGAAAGGGAGGTATATCTGCTCAGCTGTTGAAATAACACGTGAAAAGCTAGCTGAATTTCTTACAACTAGATACCCTGAATTTCAAAAACAAATTACTGA GTACCGAGGGACAAGCAGTGAAGAGCTTAAAACACCTAGCCTTTCACCAAAAAAGCTTTTGGAGACTGGATTCAAGTACAAGTATGGTCTTGAGGAAATGTTTGATGGAGCAATTGAGTGTTGTAAACAAAGAGGCATACTCTAA